One genomic window of Candidatus Nitrospira inopinata includes the following:
- a CDS encoding alginate export family protein, whose translation MGSSFVGLYNDVRLPQAVRRRVRWKRGTRTVLKSLVLFIGSLLSLSSIGHAAFEIPEGERITNIIVIGRGIPLKEQYELFDPHIGRNFDIKNFWIRADLRVRPEYRHNLCFGGGVGGANSIAGSCNRPTGLANHLPGNANDSYVQQMTRLGIGYDLSPDVNFYLEFIDSRTWGGNQDPITHTCGPALASGRSSCSLGIRAGYMLIRNFAGIPGLGLKAGRQYLVFGDQSLLGHFDWANTGFSFDGIMTNYSTKFMDSSFGWFRLAETDLPQGAPLGSGGPNLPGTGQSQNAHGDIDMLVFYNQIKAVPWTLIEPFYLYYKNNLGADNSNAQGLGTPKHGNQTRHVIGNRIAVKKGGFDFSNEIVYQFGQMGDTGQAVEPCGPTGTQYKCLSINAWATRNWIGYTFYEWAWKPRFALNFDYASGDGRANCTLNAAYGSCSTANTFENFYPTNHIHMGYMDVMGWKNTLTWSANFQARPTRDDHIEIWYTHLNLANARDNWYRASQGVYVYSKADNTANHIGSEVDFTWTHMFMDGKLAFQTSFAYMFTGPYIRENLGTTKDQTWAYAQLWLNF comes from the coding sequence ATGGGCTCATCATTTGTCGGACTGTACAACGACGTGCGGCTTCCCCAAGCCGTTCGACGGCGTGTTCGATGGAAGAGAGGGACGCGAACAGTCCTCAAATCTCTTGTTCTTTTCATCGGCTCGCTGCTTTCTCTCAGTTCGATCGGCCACGCGGCGTTCGAGATTCCGGAGGGAGAGCGAATCACCAATATTATCGTCATCGGACGTGGTATTCCCCTGAAAGAACAATACGAACTCTTTGATCCGCACATCGGAAGGAACTTTGACATCAAGAATTTTTGGATTCGGGCGGACCTTCGGGTGCGGCCTGAATATCGACATAATTTGTGCTTCGGTGGAGGGGTGGGAGGAGCCAATTCCATCGCAGGAAGTTGTAATCGCCCAACAGGGCTCGCCAATCATCTCCCCGGCAATGCCAATGATTCATATGTTCAGCAGATGACCCGGTTGGGCATCGGGTATGATCTTTCTCCGGATGTCAATTTCTATTTGGAATTCATCGATTCCCGGACATGGGGGGGCAACCAAGATCCGATCACTCACACGTGCGGTCCGGCGTTGGCTTCCGGCAGATCGTCCTGTTCGCTCGGAATTCGCGCCGGCTACATGCTCATCCGCAACTTCGCCGGAATCCCCGGCCTTGGCCTCAAGGCTGGAAGGCAATATCTCGTCTTTGGAGACCAGAGTTTGCTGGGCCACTTTGACTGGGCGAATACCGGTTTCTCCTTCGACGGAATCATGACCAACTACAGCACCAAGTTCATGGATTCATCATTCGGTTGGTTCCGGCTGGCGGAGACGGATCTTCCTCAAGGAGCGCCGCTTGGCAGCGGAGGGCCGAATCTGCCCGGAACGGGTCAATCGCAAAACGCCCACGGGGATATCGACATGCTGGTGTTTTATAACCAGATCAAGGCGGTTCCCTGGACGCTCATTGAACCGTTCTACCTCTACTATAAAAACAACCTCGGCGCGGACAACAGCAATGCACAAGGCCTCGGAACGCCAAAGCACGGTAACCAGACCCGCCACGTGATCGGCAATCGGATCGCCGTCAAAAAGGGCGGCTTCGACTTTTCCAACGAGATCGTCTATCAATTCGGGCAGATGGGAGATACCGGCCAGGCGGTCGAACCCTGTGGTCCCACGGGGACACAATACAAATGTCTCAGCATCAACGCCTGGGCCACCAGAAACTGGATCGGCTATACCTTCTATGAGTGGGCATGGAAGCCGCGCTTCGCCCTCAACTTTGATTATGCCTCGGGCGACGGCCGCGCCAACTGCACCTTAAACGCCGCCTATGGAAGCTGCTCGACCGCCAACACCTTTGAAAATTTCTATCCTACCAACCACATTCACATGGGCTATATGGATGTCATGGGATGGAAAAACACGTTGACGTGGTCGGCCAATTTCCAGGCTCGCCCGACCAGGGATGATCACATCGAAATCTGGTACACCCATTTGAATCTCGCCAACGCCCGGGACAATTGGTATCGGGCCAGCCAGGGGGTCTATGTCTATTCCAAGGCGGACAATACCGCCAACCACATCGGCAGTGAGGTGGATTTTACCTGGACCCACATGTTCATGGACGGAAAACTCGCCTTTCAGACTTCCTTTGCGTATATGTTTACAGGCCCCTATATCCGAGAGAACTTGGGTACCACCAAGGACCAGACCTGGGCCTATGCGCAATTGTGGTTGAACTTCTAG
- a CDS encoding Sec-independent protein translocase subunit TatA/TatB, with the protein MFGLGTGEILIILVIAFLLFGPKQLPEVGRQVGKAVKGLKDATEDLRKSVEPELNFLQQEMKMAEQDFQATLKETEDEISAAGTQTEDKTAPQTRQT; encoded by the coding sequence ATGTTCGGCCTAGGAACCGGCGAGATTCTCATCATTCTGGTCATTGCCTTTCTCTTGTTCGGCCCCAAACAATTGCCCGAGGTCGGGCGTCAAGTCGGAAAGGCTGTCAAGGGACTGAAGGATGCAACGGAAGATCTCAGGAAGTCCGTCGAGCCGGAGTTGAATTTCCTTCAACAGGAAATGAAGATGGCGGAGCAGGATTTTCAGGCCACCCTCAAAGAAACGGAGGACGAGATCAGTGCTGCAGGTACCCAGACAGAGGATAAGACCGCCCCTCAGACACGCCAAACATAA
- the tatA gene encoding twin-arginine translocase TatA/TatE family subunit — MFGSFGWMELLLILFIVLIIFGAGKLPQLGEGLGKAIKGFKKSMHEADAIDVTPGEPPQAQAASSTQTHTQAANAPPPGSPGHPEHIKQG, encoded by the coding sequence ATGTTCGGCTCTTTCGGATGGATGGAACTGCTCCTGATTCTGTTTATCGTGTTGATCATCTTCGGCGCGGGCAAGCTTCCGCAACTGGGGGAGGGCTTAGGTAAAGCGATCAAAGGGTTCAAGAAAAGCATGCACGAAGCGGATGCCATCGACGTCACCCCGGGGGAACCTCCGCAGGCCCAGGCTGCATCATCCACTCAAACGCACACGCAAGCGGCTAACGCTCCGCCGCCCGGTTCTCCAGGTCACCCCGAACACATCAAACAAGGGTAG
- the mnmA gene encoding tRNA 2-thiouridine(34) synthase MnmA: MSRPTILLGMSGGVDSSVAAALLVRQGYAVQGVTLQVWEPEETGQPTSQKWQERGCCKIGIAKYVAQRLDIPYEVVDTRDDFRDSVIADFVRAYKEGITPNPCVRCNERVKIRRLIELADCRGIQFVATGHYVRLARTDAGLTLQRAVDLKKDQSYFLYRLNPAWLPRLLFPVGTMQKSDVWREAESLGLPADEVKESQEICFVSQGDYRAFLEREDPTIRKPGQFLDQEGRSLGRHDGIAFYTPGQRRGLGVATGRRLYVQQVRPVTNTVILGPEESLYNDECDVEDLNVFDPSLSQRVTDVQVKVRYATPAVSATLYPRSGSSVRLRFLEPQKALCPGQSAVFYRGDHVLGGGIIRMGAEC; the protein is encoded by the coding sequence ATGAGTCGTCCCACGATCCTTCTTGGTATGAGCGGCGGAGTGGACAGTTCGGTTGCCGCAGCCCTCCTCGTTCGTCAGGGCTACGCGGTACAGGGAGTCACGCTCCAGGTTTGGGAACCGGAAGAAACGGGTCAACCTACTTCCCAAAAATGGCAAGAGCGCGGATGTTGCAAAATCGGCATCGCCAAATACGTGGCTCAGCGGCTTGACATTCCCTATGAGGTTGTCGATACCCGCGATGACTTTCGGGACAGCGTGATTGCGGATTTTGTCAGAGCCTATAAGGAAGGGATTACGCCGAATCCATGCGTGCGATGCAACGAACGAGTCAAGATTCGCCGACTCATCGAACTGGCGGATTGTCGGGGAATTCAATTCGTTGCGACCGGTCATTATGTCCGCCTGGCAAGGACCGACGCGGGGCTCACGCTCCAGCGGGCCGTTGATCTCAAAAAGGACCAGAGCTATTTCCTGTATCGTTTGAATCCTGCCTGGCTTCCGCGGCTTCTGTTTCCCGTAGGAACCATGCAAAAGAGCGACGTCTGGAGAGAGGCCGAATCCTTGGGGCTTCCCGCCGATGAGGTGAAGGAAAGCCAGGAAATCTGCTTTGTCAGTCAGGGCGACTATCGCGCGTTTCTTGAGCGGGAAGATCCTACAATCCGCAAGCCTGGACAATTTCTCGATCAAGAAGGACGCTCTCTGGGAAGACACGATGGCATTGCCTTCTACACGCCGGGCCAACGACGCGGGTTGGGTGTTGCAACGGGCCGCCGGCTGTATGTCCAACAGGTTCGTCCCGTCACGAATACGGTCATTCTCGGTCCGGAGGAATCGCTGTACAACGACGAGTGCGACGTCGAAGATCTCAACGTCTTCGACCCTTCTCTGTCTCAGCGCGTCACGGACGTTCAGGTCAAGGTGCGCTACGCGACGCCGGCCGTGTCCGCCACGCTGTATCCACGCAGCGGCTCGTCCGTACGTCTCCGATTTCTTGAACCGCAGAAAGCCCTGTGCCCGGGGCAATCCGCGGTGTTTTATCGAGGAGACCACGTGCTGGGCGGCGGGATCATCAGAATGGGCGCGGAATGTTGA
- a CDS encoding bactofilin family protein, giving the protein MWAIGGEDKSKTGSGNESLTFLARGVDFRGVIHFEGTIRVDGRLEGEVHTNGTLIVGEQGVIKGLISAGTVMTSGKINGTVTALEKVQINKPGILIGDVRTSAIAIEDGAHFHGMCDMGAHKWVEDQHSSPTTKNPHDLHDLTTHRPRVRSTGH; this is encoded by the coding sequence ATGTGGGCCATCGGTGGAGAGGACAAGTCAAAAACGGGAAGTGGAAACGAGAGTCTGACGTTTCTCGCAAGGGGAGTCGATTTCAGAGGAGTTATCCATTTTGAGGGGACCATTCGAGTCGATGGGCGACTCGAGGGAGAGGTTCATACGAATGGAACCCTGATCGTGGGAGAGCAGGGGGTCATCAAGGGGCTCATCTCAGCGGGAACCGTCATGACGAGCGGAAAAATAAATGGGACAGTAACGGCTTTGGAGAAGGTTCAAATCAACAAGCCCGGGATCTTGATCGGAGACGTTCGAACGTCGGCGATCGCCATAGAAGACGGAGCCCATTTCCATGGCATGTGCGATATGGGAGCCCATAAGTGGGTTGAAGACCAACATTCCTCTCCGACCACGAAAAATCCTCATGATCTCCATGATCTGACGACCCACCGCCCGCGAGTCAGATCGACCGGCCACTAG
- a CDS encoding bactofilin family protein, with amino-acid sequence MTAPRSQRTEMGEEISAFVGKGVDFKGTITYQGTVRIDGSVEGEIQTDGILLVGEEAVLKAKVTAGTIVCKGKITGDIVAKEKIKLRAPAVITGGVKTPMLSMEEGVMFNGTLEMSAVSRDMQREPSLRAIPQGEQPVVKRITA; translated from the coding sequence ATGACGGCTCCGAGGTCTCAGCGGACTGAAATGGGAGAAGAGATTAGTGCGTTCGTTGGAAAAGGAGTCGATTTCAAAGGCACGATTACCTATCAAGGGACCGTCAGGATCGACGGTTCGGTCGAAGGGGAAATCCAAACGGATGGCATTCTGCTCGTCGGAGAAGAGGCGGTGCTTAAGGCGAAAGTCACGGCGGGGACGATCGTCTGCAAAGGAAAAATAACCGGGGACATCGTTGCCAAGGAAAAAATCAAATTGCGGGCGCCGGCCGTCATTACCGGAGGCGTGAAGACTCCGATGCTGTCGATGGAAGAAGGAGTCATGTTCAATGGGACGCTGGAAATGTCGGCCGTTTCGCGAGACATGCAACGCGAACCCTCGCTCCGAGCCATTCCACAGGGGGAGCAGCCGGTTGTCAAACGTATCACGGCATAG
- a CDS encoding ParB/RepB/Spo0J family partition protein — protein MEKKALGKGLDALLPSLPGNHPVEGGDIQHLRVEDIVPNRYQPRQHFSPQELAELAASIHETGMLQPIMVRRKGDGIFELISGERRWRASKEAGLKTVRAIVRNCSDEEAILIALIENLQRSDLNPMEIARAYSRMMNEFGLTHEMIAKKVGCDRSSVANAVRLTNLHPEVQKLVENQALSAGHAKVILGIESPESQLEVSKKVVAQGLSVRETEKMVASILRGNKRNRRAPHDQYRLDLESKLQKKLGTKVMIQPRGKGGKIIIRYFSPEELEGIVETVLS, from the coding sequence ATGGAGAAGAAAGCGCTCGGGAAAGGACTTGACGCCCTCTTGCCCTCTTTGCCGGGAAACCATCCGGTGGAGGGGGGCGACATCCAGCATTTGCGGGTGGAAGACATTGTTCCGAACCGGTATCAGCCCCGGCAACATTTCTCCCCGCAAGAACTCGCTGAATTGGCTGCTTCAATTCATGAGACGGGCATGCTCCAACCAATCATGGTCAGGCGAAAAGGGGACGGGATCTTCGAGCTGATCTCGGGAGAGCGACGGTGGCGCGCTTCAAAAGAGGCCGGACTCAAAACCGTTCGAGCGATCGTCAGAAATTGCAGCGACGAAGAAGCGATCTTGATCGCCTTGATCGAAAATCTTCAACGCTCTGATCTGAACCCTATGGAAATCGCGAGAGCGTACTCGAGAATGATGAATGAGTTCGGGCTCACGCACGAGATGATCGCCAAGAAGGTCGGGTGCGATCGGTCGTCCGTTGCGAACGCGGTTCGATTGACCAATCTTCACCCGGAGGTCCAAAAACTTGTCGAGAATCAAGCCCTATCGGCCGGCCATGCCAAGGTGATCCTCGGCATCGAGTCTCCGGAATCGCAGCTTGAGGTTTCAAAAAAGGTCGTCGCTCAGGGGCTCTCGGTGCGAGAGACCGAAAAAATGGTAGCGTCGATCTTGCGCGGTAACAAACGGAATCGCAGGGCGCCCCACGATCAGTACCGTCTGGATCTCGAATCAAAACTCCAGAAAAAGCTGGGAACCAAAGTGATGATTCAGCCTCGAGGCAAGGGCGGAAAAATTATCATCCGCTACTTCTCCCCTGAGGAGCTGGAAGGAATTGTCGAAACGGTCCTGTCATAA